GGCCAGATCTAGATCTTCTTCCCACGATACAAGCCGCCTTTCCCGCCGGCTAATATCGATCATGCGATTTTTGATAACTCTGAAGAACCAGGCCTTTTGCTTGTGTACAGGCAGGTCTACCAGCTTTGATTCATTCATTGCCTTCATAAAGGCATCCTGCACTAGATCGTCAGCTTCGAACTCATGTTTCGCAAGCGATCTGGCATATCGGTATACATCAGCCTTCAGATTTTCGTAAAGATCACATACTTCCATTAGCCAACCTCTCAACTTTACGTTTT
Above is a window of Paenibacillus uliginis N3/975 DNA encoding:
- a CDS encoding RNA polymerase sigma factor, which translates into the protein MEVCDLYENLKADVYRYARSLAKHEFEADDLVQDAFMKAMNESKLVDLPVHKQKAWFFRVIKNRMIDISRRERRLVSWEEDLDLAVFPTPSHSIEMTEWLGRLPQSQSDIVFKRYWLGMSSQEIGEQLGIPAATVRYKLQTAIKKLRKLWEDDMR